A window from Citrus sinensis cultivar Valencia sweet orange chromosome 3, DVS_A1.0, whole genome shotgun sequence encodes these proteins:
- the LOC102619065 gene encoding probable L-gulonolactone oxidase 6, with amino-acid sequence MTILSSKKSRLLEHLFRSECLLLCVFIVGCSPPEDPIKCSSSKNSSCTITNSYGMFPDRSVCKAADVAYPTSEQEIISVVSAATIAKRKMKVATRFSHSIPKLVCPDGQDGLLISTKYLNKIINIDTEAMTITMESGVTLRQIIGESAKAGLALPYTPYWWGLTIGGLIGTGAHGSSLWGRGSSIHDYVVELRIVSSGGPDDGYAKVRVLNENDQDLDAAKVSLGVLGVISQVTLKLQPLFKRSITFLMKNDSELGDEAGSFGHQHEFADIVWYPSQHKALYRIDDRISSNATGNAVYNYIPFRSTLSATLATIRTTEENQESRSDANGKCIGAKLVTSTLVTSAFGLTNNGIAFTGYPVIGHHNRLQSSGTCLDSPQDSLITACAWDPRIKGEFFHQTTFSIRLSVVKSFIDDIQKLIKLEPKALCGLELYNGILMRYVKASSAYLGKQEDSLDFDITYYRSKDPMTPRLYEDILEEIEQLAVFKYGGFPHWGKNRNLVFDGVIKKYKNAGEFFKVKDKYDPLGLFSSEWTDQVLGLKEGVTIYKEGCALEGLCICSQDIHCAPTKGYLCRPGKVYKDARVCTRISSKRHM; translated from the exons ATGACAATTCTAAGTTCCAAAAAGAGCAGATTGTTGGAGCATCTTTTCCGATCTGAATGCCTCTTGCTATGTGTTTTTATAGTGGGTTGCAGTCCTCCAGAGGACCCAATCAAATgttcatcatcaaaaaattCCAGCTGCACCATCACAAACTCCTACGGCATGTTCCCCGATCGAAGCGTGTGTAAAGCAGCTGACGTAGCATACCCAACCTCAGAACAAGAGATCATTTCAGTAGTATCAGCGGCAACAATcgccaaaagaaaaatgaaagtggCAACACGCTTCTCCCATAGCATTCCCAAGCTAGTGTGCCCGGATGGCCAAGATGGGTTATTGATTAGCACAAAGTatctcaataaaataataaatattgatacTGAAGCAATGACAATAACAATGGAAAGTGGTGTTACGTTGAGGCAGATAATTGGTGAGTCCGCTAAGGCCGGGCTAGCGCTGCCGTATACACCTTACTGGTGGGGCTTGACCATCGGTGGCCTTATCGGCACGGGTGCGCATGGGAGCTCATTATGGGGCCGAGGGAGTTCAATTCATGATTATGTTGTTGAATTAAGAATTGTAAGTTCCGGAGGACCTGATGATGGATATGCTAAGGTTAGGGTGCTCAATGAGAATGATCAGGATCTTGATGCAGCTAAAGTTTCACTTGGTGTTCTGGGAGTTATATCTCAG GTGACCCTGAAGTTGCAACCTCTGTTCAAGCGATCAATCACATTCCTGATGAAGAATGATTCGGAGTTAGGAGATGAAGCAGGTAGTTTTGGGCATCAACATGAGTTCGCGGACATAGTTTGGTACCCTAGTCAACACAAGGCACTATATCGAATTGATGACCGCATTTCCTCTAACGCAACTGGTAATGCTGTGTATAATTATATTCCATTCCGGTCCACGCTTTCAGCTACTTTAGCAACCATCAGAACTACAG AGGAGAATCAAGAATCTAGAAGTGATGCTAATGGGAAATGCATTGGTGCAAAGCTAGTTACGTCAACGCTTGTGACTTCTGCATTTGGTTTAACAAATAATG GTATAGCCTTTACCGGCTATCCTGTAATTGGACATCACAATCGTCTTCAATCATCTGGGACCTGCCTCGACAGTCCTCAGGATTCACTGATCACAGCTTGTGCTTGGGATCCTAGAATTAAGGGCGAGTTCTTTCACCAAACTACATTCAGTATAAGATTGTCTGTCGTTAAAAGCTTCATCGATGAcatccaaaaattaattaaattagagcCCAAAGCATTATGCGGCCTGGAGCTCTACAATGGCATACTCATGCGCTATGTTAAAGCTTCGAGTGCTTACTTGGGCAAACAAGAGGATTCATTAGATTTTGATATCACCTATTACCGAAGCAAGGACCCAATGACTCCAAGGCTTTATGAAGATATACTTGAAGAAATAGAGCAACTCGCGGTGTTCAAGTATGGAGGGTTTCCCCACTGGGGAAAGAATCGAAACTTAGTATTTGATGGAGTCatcaaaaaatacaaaaatgctGGAGAATTCTTCAAAGTTAAAGACAAGTATGATCCACTAGGGCTATTTTCTAGCGAGTGGACAGATCAAGTTCTCGGACTAAAAGAAGGCGTGACCATATACAAAGAGGGCTGTGCACTGGAAGGATTGTGTATATGCTCACAAGACATTCACTGTGCTCCAACAAAAGGCTATCTCTGTAGACCAGGCAAAGTTTACAAGGATGCAAGAGTTTGTACACGTATAAGTTCTAAGAGGCATATGTGA